In the genome of Alphaproteobacteria bacterium, one region contains:
- the rplB gene encoding 50S ribosomal protein L2 produces MALKTFNPITPSTRQLVIVDRAGLWKGKPVKKLTFGLSSTGGRNNNGRITLRRVGGGHKRTYRMVDFKRLRFGIPAVVERIEYDPNRTCYIALIKYQDGTLSYIIAPQRLVVGDHVVSGKGSDIRIGNALPLSDIPVGTVVHNIELKVGRGGQLARSAGTYAQYIGRDMGYALLRLSSGEVRMVRLECMATIGAVSNPDQKNINLGKAGRNRWLGRRPAVRGIAMNPVDHPHGGRTNGGRHPVSPWGQHTKGLKTRKNKTTSKWIVAKRKK; encoded by the coding sequence ATGGCGTTAAAAACATTTAATCCTATTACTCCCTCTACTCGCCAGTTGGTTATTGTAGACCGTGCAGGCTTGTGGAAGGGAAAACCTGTTAAGAAGCTAACTTTTGGATTGTCTTCTACAGGAGGTCGAAACAATAACGGTCGCATTACCTTGCGTCGTGTTGGGGGCGGTCATAAAAGAACTTATCGTATGGTGGATTTCAAGCGGTTGCGCTTTGGTATTCCTGCCGTTGTTGAGCGGATTGAATATGATCCTAACCGCACTTGCTATATTGCGCTGATTAAGTATCAAGATGGCACGCTTTCTTACATTATTGCGCCTCAAAGGCTTGTAGTGGGAGACCATGTTGTTTCTGGCAAGGGTTCTGATATTCGTATTGGAAATGCTTTGCCCTTGTCTGATATTCCTGTGGGTACTGTTGTTCATAATATTGAACTAAAAGTAGGTCGCGGGGGGCAGCTGGCTCGTTCTGCGGGTACTTATGCGCAGTACATTGGTCGTGATATGGGGTATGCCCTCTTACGCTTGAGCTCAGGCGAAGTTCGTATGGTTCGTTTGGAATGTATGGCAACTATTGGGGCCGTTTCAAACCCAGACCAAAAGAACATTAATTTAGGTAAGGCTGGTCGCAACCGTTGGTTGGGTCGTCGTCCTGCCGTTCGTGGTATTGCCATGAACCCTGTGGATCACCCTCATGGTGGTCGTACAAATGGTGGTCGTCACCCTGTTAGCCCTTGGGGTCAACATACAAAGGGTTTGAAAACTCGCAAAAACAAGACTACGAGTAAGTGGATCGTAGCTAAAAGAAAGAAATAA
- the rpsQ gene encoding 30S ribosomal protein S17, whose protein sequence is MPRKILEGVVVSDKGDKTIIVKVVRSVMHPLYKKYIKSSKRYAAHDEKNHFKTGDKVAIQECRPISKTKTWEAVPHNAKQEVHS, encoded by the coding sequence ATGCCTCGTAAAATATTAGAAGGTGTTGTTGTCAGCGATAAGGGTGATAAAACTATCATCGTGAAGGTTGTGCGCAGCGTTATGCATCCTTTGTACAAAAAATATATCAAAAGTTCAAAGCGTTATGCGGCTCATGATGAAAAGAATCACTTTAAAACAGGTGATAAGGTAGCTATTCAAGAATGCCGCCCTATTTCGAAAACAAAAACGTGGGAAGCTGTTCCTCATAATGCTAAACAAGAGGTGCACTCATGA
- the rplX gene encoding 50S ribosomal protein L24: MAERFRIKKGDQVIVTTGQHKGKKGEVLQVLREERRVLVKGVNVVKRHLRPTPANPDGVLEKELPLHISNVAHIDPETSKPTRVAVKLVDGKKVRIAKRSGKQIN, translated from the coding sequence ATGGCAGAAAGATTTCGCATCAAGAAGGGTGACCAAGTTATTGTTACAACTGGTCAACATAAGGGAAAAAAAGGGGAAGTTCTACAAGTGTTGCGTGAAGAACGTCGTGTGCTTGTAAAGGGTGTGAATGTTGTAAAGCGTCACTTGCGCCCAACGCCGGCTAACCCAGATGGCGTTCTTGAAAAGGAACTACCTTTGCATATTTCCAATGTGGCTCATATTGACCCGGAAACAAGCAAACCAACACGTGTGGCGGTTAAGCTGGTAGATGGCAAAAAAGTGCGTATTGCGAAGCGTTCTGGCAAACAGATTAATTAG
- the rplF gene encoding 50S ribosomal protein L6, with product MSRIGKHPVKVPSGVVIELSDRLLKVRGKLGQLEMKLPEMIDLTVTPEDVTVRPRDESQAARMQWGTARNIVQNLVKGVSEGFTVDLEINGVGYKAAVQGADLVLNLGFSHEIRYKVPKGITVKCDKPTSVSVSGFDRQLVGQTAAEIRQFRRPEPYKGKGIKYANEHIVRKEGKKK from the coding sequence ATGTCTCGCATAGGAAAACATCCCGTAAAAGTGCCTTCTGGCGTTGTGATAGAACTGAGTGATCGGTTGCTTAAGGTCCGTGGGAAACTGGGGCAATTGGAAATGAAACTTCCAGAAATGATTGATCTTACAGTAACTCCAGAGGATGTTACTGTAAGGCCCAGAGATGAATCTCAGGCAGCTAGAATGCAATGGGGCACAGCTAGAAATATCGTTCAGAATCTTGTCAAAGGGGTTTCCGAAGGGTTCACCGTTGATCTAGAAATTAATGGTGTGGGATACAAGGCTGCAGTTCAAGGGGCTGATTTAGTTCTGAATCTGGGCTTTAGCCATGAAATTCGTTATAAGGTTCCAAAGGGAATTACAGTGAAATGTGACAAACCAACGTCCGTTTCTGTTTCTGGGTTTGATCGCCAATTAGTGGGACAGACAGCAGCAGAAATTAGACAATTTCGTCGTCCTGAACCCTACAAAGGTAAGGGCATTAAGTATGCGAATGAACATATTGTGCGTAAAGAAGGTAAGAAGAAATAA
- the rplD gene encoding 50S ribosomal protein L4, whose protein sequence is MKLAVKNFENESVGEISLAQAIFGLPSRPDILHRMIRWQQAKARSGNHQTKEIWAVSGTTRKPHKQKGTGRARQGSLRGPHMRGGAVVFGPHKRDHSFDLPKKVRKLALRTALSAKYAAGKLVIVDSLSFKSMKAKELAVVLEKNQWTSPLFIDGVELNTNFQKASQNLKNVHLLPQQGANVQSILKCDILVLSKDALHHLEARLS, encoded by the coding sequence ATGAAGTTGGCAGTAAAGAATTTTGAAAATGAATCAGTAGGGGAAATTTCTCTTGCTCAGGCGATTTTCGGGTTGCCTTCGCGCCCCGATATCTTGCATCGTATGATTCGTTGGCAGCAAGCTAAGGCGCGCTCTGGAAATCATCAGACAAAGGAAATTTGGGCGGTTAGTGGAACGACTAGAAAGCCTCATAAACAAAAGGGAACAGGTCGTGCACGTCAAGGGTCTTTAAGAGGGCCTCATATGCGCGGTGGTGCTGTTGTTTTTGGTCCTCACAAGCGTGATCACAGTTTTGATTTGCCCAAAAAAGTAAGAAAGCTTGCTTTAAGAACAGCTTTGTCTGCGAAGTATGCGGCCGGAAAATTAGTTATCGTAGACTCTTTGAGCTTCAAATCTATGAAGGCTAAAGAGTTGGCTGTTGTTTTGGAAAAGAATCAATGGACTTCTCCTTTATTTATTGACGGAGTTGAGTTGAATACAAATTTCCAAAAAGCTTCTCAGAACTTGAAAAACGTTCATTTGCTGCCACAGCAGGGAGCAAATGTTCAAAGCATTCTGAAATGCGATATATTGGTTTTGTCTAAAGATGCTTTGCATCATCTTGAAGCGAGGTTGTCATGA
- the rplE gene encoding 50S ribosomal protein L5, translating into MTRLRELYDQKLKTEIFEKFNYKSVMEVPRLEKIVLNMGLGDAVKDSKKIGFAVTEMTVISGQKPVVTKARQSIAGFKLRQGMDLGVKVTLRGHRMYEFLDRLVTIALPRVRDFRGVSPKSFDGAGNYALGIKEQIVFPEIDYDKIDQIRGLDIVIVTTAKTNDEGRELLKGFGMPFVN; encoded by the coding sequence ATGACAAGATTAAGAGAACTCTACGATCAAAAGTTGAAGACGGAAATTTTTGAGAAGTTTAATTACAAGTCCGTTATGGAAGTTCCCCGTTTAGAAAAAATTGTTTTGAACATGGGTTTGGGTGATGCGGTTAAAGACAGCAAAAAGATTGGGTTTGCTGTGACTGAAATGACTGTTATTTCAGGGCAAAAACCTGTTGTTACAAAAGCGCGTCAATCTATTGCCGGTTTCAAACTTAGGCAGGGAATGGATTTGGGCGTTAAGGTTACTTTGCGGGGCCACCGCATGTATGAATTTTTAGATCGTCTTGTAACCATTGCTTTGCCGCGGGTACGGGATTTTCGAGGCGTTTCTCCCAAAAGTTTTGATGGGGCTGGAAACTATGCGCTCGGAATTAAAGAACAAATCGTTTTCCCAGAAATTGATTATGATAAAATTGATCAAATTCGAGGCTTAGACATTGTCATTGTGACGACAGCTAAGACAAACGACGAAGGAAGAGAATTACTCAAAGGCTTCGGAATGCCTTTTGTGAATTAG
- the rplO gene encoding 50S ribosomal protein L15, giving the protein MKLNELRDNPGATTTRKRVGRGVGSGLGKTSGHGQKGQKSRTGVALNGFEGGQMATQWRFAKRGFKRTNFSTKHLEEVVNLGRIEKAIQEKKLHAEGLIDAGHLKQAGLIRKETSIVRLLAKGTLTTKIKIKVQFSSKSAQAMVEKAGGEVLIEKKLPVLTERKLPVKTKE; this is encoded by the coding sequence ATGAAGTTAAATGAATTACGCGACAATCCCGGTGCAACTACTACACGGAAACGTGTTGGTCGTGGCGTGGGTTCTGGTTTAGGCAAGACGTCTGGACACGGACAAAAGGGACAAAAATCACGAACTGGTGTCGCTTTAAACGGTTTTGAAGGGGGCCAGATGGCTACCCAATGGCGTTTCGCAAAGCGTGGTTTCAAAAGAACTAATTTTTCTACTAAGCACCTTGAAGAGGTTGTAAACCTTGGGCGTATCGAAAAAGCTATTCAAGAGAAGAAGTTACATGCGGAAGGACTTATTGATGCAGGTCATTTGAAGCAAGCTGGTCTTATTAGAAAAGAAACCAGCATTGTTCGATTGCTTGCAAAAGGAACTTTAACAACAAAAATCAAAATAAAGGTTCAATTTTCTTCAAAATCTGCCCAAGCTATGGTAGAAAAAGCGGGTGGCGAAGTTTTGATTGAAAAGAAACTGCCTGTTTTGACTGAAAGAAAACTGCCTGTAAAAACTAAAGAATAA
- the rpmD gene encoding 50S ribosomal protein L30, producing MTKKIKVEQIGSPIRRQDYQEKCLKGLGLGKLHRVKELEDTPSVRGIIRKVAHLVKII from the coding sequence ATGACTAAAAAAATAAAAGTAGAACAAATCGGCAGCCCAATTCGCCGTCAAGACTATCAGGAAAAGTGCTTGAAAGGTTTGGGGCTGGGTAAATTGCATAGAGTGAAAGAATTGGAAGATACGCCTTCAGTGCGTGGTATCATTCGAAAAGTAGCTCATTTAGTAAAGATTATTTAG
- the rpsH gene encoding 30S ribosomal protein S8: protein MSMNDSIADLITRIRNAQRVKKATVNCHSSRLGDALLEVLKDEGYIRGYKATEVRPGVVETLVELKYFEGAPAIQEISRTSKPGRRSYTSIKGLNRFRNGLGILIMSTSKGVLSDWKAAELNVGGEVLCHVF, encoded by the coding sequence ATGTCTATGAATGATTCTATTGCGGACCTGATCACAAGAATACGGAACGCACAACGTGTAAAAAAAGCAACGGTGAATTGCCACTCTTCTCGTTTAGGCGACGCGCTTTTGGAAGTGTTGAAGGATGAAGGATATATTCGCGGCTATAAGGCAACGGAAGTTCGGCCTGGTGTGGTTGAAACTCTTGTAGAATTAAAGTACTTTGAAGGTGCGCCGGCTATCCAAGAGATTTCTCGCACTTCTAAGCCAGGGCGTCGCAGTTATACTTCAATCAAGGGGCTTAATCGGTTTAGAAATGGTTTGGGTATTTTGATTATGTCAACGTCAAAAGGGGTTCTCTCCGATTGGAAAGCTGCCGAATTAAATGTGGGTGGCGAAGTATTGTGTCACGTATTTTAG
- the rpmC gene encoding 50S ribosomal protein L29: MKIKELKSKKSDELKKIVLDLKKELFNLRFQKVANQLTNTARVRQLRRGVARAKTLLNQQKETV, encoded by the coding sequence ATGAAAATTAAAGAATTAAAATCTAAGAAAAGCGATGAGTTAAAGAAAATAGTTCTTGACCTTAAGAAGGAATTATTTAATCTTCGTTTTCAAAAAGTGGCAAACCAATTAACAAATACAGCCCGCGTTCGGCAATTGCGTCGTGGAGTTGCCAGGGCTAAAACCTTGTTAAATCAACAAAAAGAAACAGTTTAG
- the rplR gene encoding 50S ribosomal protein L18 gives MIRKTERAARRKLRVHHKGKKLAIKIQAPRLVVFRSNFHIYAQLIDDARGFTLCSASSLDNDVRVKLKKGWNIEAAETVGQALAEKAAKSGVKKVVFDRGAYLYHGRIKALAMGARAGGLEF, from the coding sequence ATGATTAGGAAAACAGAACGAGCAGCACGTCGTAAATTAAGAGTGCATCACAAGGGAAAGAAGTTGGCGATCAAGATCCAAGCTCCGCGTTTGGTTGTTTTTCGGTCTAACTTTCATATTTATGCGCAACTTATTGATGATGCGAGAGGATTTACATTGTGTTCTGCCTCTTCTTTAGATAATGATGTTCGTGTGAAGTTGAAAAAGGGATGGAACATCGAAGCCGCTGAAACTGTGGGACAGGCCTTGGCCGAAAAAGCAGCAAAGTCTGGCGTGAAAAAGGTTGTCTTTGATCGTGGGGCATATTTGTACCATGGTCGTATCAAGGCGCTGGCCATGGGGGCTCGTGCCGGTGGATTAGAGTTTTAA
- the rpsS gene encoding 30S ribosomal protein S19 has product MARSVWKGPFVDGYLLKKAEVARNSGRKDVIKIWSRRSTILPHFVGVTFGVHNGRKFVPVFVTENMVGHKFGEFSPTRTFHGHSGDKTVKKG; this is encoded by the coding sequence ATGGCACGTTCAGTTTGGAAGGGACCATTTGTTGATGGGTATTTGTTGAAGAAGGCAGAAGTTGCAAGAAACTCTGGCCGTAAGGATGTGATCAAAATCTGGTCCAGACGGTCTACGATTCTTCCCCATTTTGTGGGAGTTACTTTTGGTGTTCATAACGGTCGTAAGTTTGTGCCTGTTTTTGTGACGGAAAATATGGTTGGTCACAAGTTTGGCGAATTTTCTCCCACACGGACATTCCATGGTCACTCAGGTGACAAGACAGTTAAAAAAGGTTAA
- a CDS encoding 50S ribosomal protein L23, with protein MIKKATHKESKISTKKYDLILRPIVTEKATQLMQFNKYSFEVPLSATKPEVKKAVEELFKVDVLAVNTLRLAGKKKIFKGRLGQRSDYKKAIVSLKQGQTIDASVGV; from the coding sequence ATGATAAAGAAAGCGACTCATAAGGAATCTAAGATTTCTACTAAAAAATACGATTTAATTTTGCGGCCTATCGTTACGGAAAAGGCTACTCAGTTGATGCAGTTCAACAAGTATTCTTTTGAAGTGCCGTTAAGCGCAACAAAGCCAGAAGTTAAAAAAGCAGTCGAAGAGCTTTTCAAGGTAGATGTTTTGGCGGTAAATACGTTGCGGCTTGCTGGAAAAAAGAAAATTTTCAAAGGACGTTTAGGGCAAAGGTCTGATTATAAAAAAGCGATTGTTTCCTTGAAACAAGGTCAAACAATCGATGCTAGTGTGGGTGTCTAA
- the rplN gene encoding 50S ribosomal protein L14, translating to MIQMQTSLQVADNSGAKRVECIKVLGGSHRRTATIGDVIVVTIKEAIPHGKVSKGTVHKAVIVRTSKGLHRKDGTKIYFDDNAVVLLNNQGEPVGTRIFGPVTRELRAKNFMKIISLAPEVL from the coding sequence ATGATTCAAATGCAAACAAGCCTTCAGGTTGCTGATAATTCTGGAGCAAAAAGAGTTGAATGTATCAAGGTTCTAGGTGGGTCTCATCGCAGAACGGCCACTATTGGTGACGTTATTGTAGTGACCATTAAGGAGGCGATTCCTCATGGAAAAGTGTCAAAGGGAACTGTGCATAAGGCAGTGATCGTGCGCACTTCAAAAGGCTTGCACCGCAAGGATGGTACAAAGATTTATTTCGATGACAATGCAGTTGTCTTGTTGAATAACCAAGGGGAACCTGTTGGAACCCGTATTTTTGGCCCGGTTACGCGTGAATTGCGGGCGAAGAATTTTATGAAAATAATTTCACTAGCACCTGAGGTTCTATAA
- the rplV gene encoding 50S ribosomal protein L22, with translation MSKKALPRQLKDNEAAASAKSLRVSPQKLNLVADLIRNKPVSEALAQLTFSKKRIAGQVKKILLSAVANAENNHNLDVDRLQVSVVNVGKAFVMKRFMARAKGRGAKILKPFSNFKVVVRQVEETN, from the coding sequence ATGAGTAAAAAAGCTTTACCAAGACAGTTAAAAGATAACGAAGCGGCAGCTTCTGCGAAAAGTTTACGTGTGTCGCCTCAAAAGTTGAATCTTGTGGCGGATTTGATCCGCAATAAGCCCGTTTCTGAGGCTTTGGCTCAATTGACGTTTTCTAAAAAACGTATCGCGGGCCAGGTTAAGAAAATACTACTTTCAGCGGTTGCTAATGCTGAAAACAATCATAATTTGGATGTGGATAGGCTGCAGGTTTCTGTTGTGAATGTTGGAAAAGCATTTGTTATGAAAAGATTTATGGCTCGGGCCAAAGGGCGTGGGGCAAAGATTTTAAAACCATTTTCGAATTTTAAAGTTGTTGTGCGTCAAGTTGAGGAGACAAATTAA
- the rplP gene encoding 50S ribosomal protein L16: protein MLAPKRTKFRKAFKGRVYGMAKGGTTLNFGSYGLKSLDAERITSRQIEAARRAITRHLRRAGRVWIRIFPDVPVSRKPAEVRMGSGKGSPEFWMARVKPGRIMFEIEGVSEELAREAFLLASAKLPVHTKFVTRLI from the coding sequence ATGTTAGCACCAAAGCGTACGAAATTTAGAAAAGCATTTAAGGGCAGAGTTTACGGAATGGCCAAGGGTGGAACGACCCTTAATTTTGGTTCCTATGGCTTGAAAAGTTTAGATGCAGAACGTATTACCTCTAGACAAATTGAGGCGGCACGTCGAGCAATTACCCGTCACTTGCGTCGTGCAGGTCGTGTTTGGATTCGTATATTCCCAGATGTTCCTGTTTCCAGGAAACCTGCCGAAGTTCGTATGGGTAGTGGAAAGGGATCTCCGGAATTTTGGATGGCTCGTGTAAAACCAGGTCGGATTATGTTTGAAATCGAAGGAGTGAGTGAGGAGCTGGCTCGCGAAGCCTTTTTGTTGGCCTCTGCTAAGTTACCTGTTCATACTAAGTTCGTTACAAGATTGATTTAA
- the rpsC gene encoding 30S ribosomal protein S3 — protein MGQKVNPVGFRVGINRTWDSRWFSKGKDYVDYLHQDLKIRKHIFDVLKLAAISKVVVERPNKKARVTVYSARPGVIIGKKGSDIDKLKAQLSKIVGSEVVLNILEIRKPDSDAKLVADSVAQQLERRVSFRRAMKKAVQSALKGGALGIRINCSGRLGGAEIARMEWYREGRVPLHTLRADVDYATSTAFTTYGTCGIKIWIFKGEIMEHNPMAQDNRVREHAVNR, from the coding sequence ATGGGTCAAAAAGTTAATCCAGTCGGCTTTCGTGTAGGCATTAACAGAACTTGGGACTCTAGATGGTTTTCTAAGGGTAAGGACTATGTGGACTACCTTCATCAGGATTTGAAGATTCGCAAGCATATATTTGACGTGCTGAAGTTGGCGGCTATTTCAAAAGTTGTTGTAGAGCGCCCTAACAAAAAAGCCCGCGTTACAGTTTATTCTGCAAGACCCGGTGTAATCATCGGAAAGAAAGGGTCTGACATTGATAAATTGAAGGCACAGCTTTCTAAAATTGTTGGCTCTGAGGTTGTTTTGAATATTCTGGAAATCAGAAAGCCAGATTCCGATGCTAAGTTGGTTGCAGATTCTGTGGCCCAACAGTTGGAACGTCGCGTTTCTTTTCGTCGTGCCATGAAAAAAGCAGTTCAGTCTGCTTTGAAGGGTGGGGCTTTGGGTATTCGAATCAATTGTTCGGGTCGTTTAGGTGGCGCTGAAATTGCTCGTATGGAATGGTATCGTGAAGGTCGCGTTCCGTTACATACATTAAGAGCTGATGTTGACTATGCGACATCTACGGCCTTTACAACTTATGGAACTTGTGGCATAAAAATCTGGATTTTCAAGGGCGAGATTATGGAACATAATCCCATGGCTCAAGACAATCGTGTTCGAGAACATGCAGTGAATAGGTAA
- the rplC gene encoding 50S ribosomal protein L3 produces MRVGLVAEKLGMSRIFNEAGEHVPVTVLLVEDCQVVGLKTQDQHGYSAVQVGYGKGRAKSLNKPEKGLYAKLKMEVKKGIREFRITEGDSLEVGAELKADHFQIGQFVDVVGTSLGKGFAGVIKRHNFSMNRATHGASVCHRSHGATGQRQDPGRVFKGKKMAGHLGAERVTIQNLKVVQTDPERGLLYIRGAIPGHKGSVIIIQDAVKKTVNK; encoded by the coding sequence ATGAGAGTAGGTTTAGTTGCAGAAAAACTTGGTATGAGCCGCATTTTTAACGAAGCGGGTGAACATGTGCCTGTTACGGTATTATTGGTGGAAGACTGCCAAGTTGTTGGTCTAAAGACACAAGACCAACATGGGTATTCGGCTGTTCAAGTTGGATATGGAAAAGGACGGGCTAAGTCCTTGAACAAGCCTGAAAAAGGTTTGTACGCAAAGCTTAAAATGGAAGTAAAGAAAGGTATTCGGGAGTTCAGAATTACCGAAGGCGATTCTTTAGAGGTGGGAGCTGAACTTAAAGCTGATCATTTCCAAATTGGCCAATTTGTAGACGTTGTTGGAACGTCTCTGGGTAAGGGATTTGCGGGTGTTATTAAGCGTCACAACTTTAGCATGAACCGCGCGACTCATGGAGCTTCCGTGTGTCATAGGTCTCATGGAGCAACAGGTCAACGCCAAGATCCGGGCCGTGTGTTTAAAGGTAAAAAAATGGCTGGACATTTAGGCGCGGAAAGAGTAACTATTCAAAACCTAAAAGTGGTTCAGACAGATCCGGAAAGAGGGCTGCTCTATATTAGAGGGGCGATTCCAGGCCATAAAGGTTCTGTGATTATCATCCAGGATGCTGTGAAAAAAACAGTTAATAAGTGA
- the rpsN gene encoding 30S ribosomal protein S14: MAKKSAIENNNAKKRLCEKLAKRRLSLKLAAADKTVSVDERFAASLRLAEMPRNSSKVRIRNRCALSGRPRGYYRKLGLSRIALRDLAAVGLIPGMTKSSW, from the coding sequence ATGGCTAAAAAAAGTGCTATCGAAAACAATAACGCTAAAAAGCGTCTTTGCGAAAAACTAGCGAAAAGAAGACTAAGTCTTAAGCTTGCGGCGGCGGACAAAACAGTGTCTGTTGATGAAAGATTCGCGGCCTCTTTACGGTTAGCTGAAATGCCGCGCAATAGCTCTAAAGTAAGAATTCGTAATCGGTGTGCGCTTTCTGGGCGCCCTCGTGGGTACTATCGTAAGTTGGGTCTGTCACGCATTGCGCTTAGAGACTTGGCAGCTGTCGGATTGATTCCGGGAATGACTAAATCTAGTTGGTAA
- the rpsE gene encoding 30S ribosomal protein S5, giving the protein MNMSRQKAEQSVELNEKLVNIARVAKVVKGGKNFSFSALIVVGDGKGRVGYGLGKAREVPDAIRKATEQAKKSLIRVPLREGRTTHHDLNGRFGAGHVVIRSAPIGTGIKAGGPMRAVFEMLGVHDVVAKCVGSANPHNMVKATFEALRRMTSPKAVAARRDKKISAIIGRREGKPAKAVEHGAKGEESND; this is encoded by the coding sequence ATGAATATGTCTCGTCAAAAAGCAGAACAGTCCGTTGAACTTAATGAAAAATTAGTTAATATTGCCCGCGTTGCAAAAGTTGTAAAAGGGGGTAAGAACTTTTCATTTTCAGCTTTGATTGTTGTAGGTGATGGTAAGGGGCGCGTAGGATATGGCTTGGGTAAAGCCCGAGAAGTTCCTGATGCGATTCGTAAAGCTACAGAACAGGCGAAAAAATCTTTGATTCGTGTGCCCCTAAGAGAAGGAAGAACCACTCACCATGACTTGAATGGTCGGTTTGGTGCGGGTCACGTTGTGATCAGATCGGCTCCAATCGGAACGGGGATAAAGGCCGGTGGACCCATGCGTGCGGTTTTTGAAATGCTAGGAGTTCATGACGTTGTGGCAAAATGTGTTGGTTCAGCGAACCCTCACAATATGGTTAAGGCAACTTTTGAGGCTTTGCGGAGAATGACTTCCCCCAAGGCTGTTGCAGCCCGTCGAGACAAGAAAATTTCTGCCATTATTGGCCGACGTGAAGGCAAGCCTGCGAAGGCTGTTGAGCATGGAGCTAAAGGAGAAGAATCAAATGACTAA
- the secY gene encoding preprotein translocase subunit SecY, which yields MASAVEQLAANLDFRLFAKAEDLKKRIWFTLGALVIYRLGTYIPLPGINMDIMAAIAKQNASGILGMVDMFSGGALWRMTVFVLSIVPYITSSIIVQLMAAIYPPWEALRKEGETGKQKLNQFTRYGTVLLASGQAFALAKTLEANGAVLYPGFFFEISTVITVVGATMFLLWLGEQITSRGIGNGVSMIIFSGIVANLPQALLRMFELGRAGEYHIGFILAILILTVAVIAFIVFMERAQYKVVVQYPKRQVGMRVLGGESTHLPLKLNSAGVIPPIFANSLLLMPITLLSSFNHEAEWVQVLTFHLNRGRFIYILLYSLLITFFAFFYTALVFNPTETSENLKKSGAFIPGIRPGQNTANYFDYILTRLTVVGSLYLVAVCILPEFLQMKYALPFYLGGTSLLIVVSVTMDTVGQVHSHLLAHQYEGLLKKSHFNLKNR from the coding sequence ATGGCTTCAGCTGTAGAGCAACTAGCCGCTAACTTGGATTTTCGCCTATTTGCGAAAGCGGAAGATCTAAAGAAACGTATTTGGTTTACTTTGGGGGCCTTGGTTATCTATCGTTTGGGGACTTATATTCCTCTTCCCGGCATCAATATGGACATCATGGCGGCAATCGCTAAACAAAATGCCAGCGGCATTTTGGGGATGGTTGATATGTTTTCGGGCGGTGCCCTGTGGCGTATGACCGTTTTTGTTCTGAGTATCGTCCCTTATATTACTTCTAGTATTATCGTTCAATTGATGGCCGCTATTTACCCCCCTTGGGAAGCCTTGCGCAAAGAGGGTGAAACAGGGAAGCAGAAGCTTAATCAGTTTACGCGTTATGGAACTGTGTTGCTGGCAAGTGGACAGGCTTTTGCTTTGGCAAAGACTTTAGAAGCTAACGGCGCTGTGTTGTATCCCGGTTTCTTTTTCGAAATCAGTACAGTTATTACAGTTGTTGGGGCTACCATGTTCTTGCTTTGGTTGGGAGAACAGATTACTTCCCGTGGTATTGGTAACGGAGTTTCCATGATTATCTTTTCGGGAATCGTTGCGAACTTGCCGCAGGCTTTGTTGCGTATGTTTGAACTGGGTCGGGCAGGGGAATATCACATCGGATTTATTCTGGCCATTTTGATCCTAACTGTTGCGGTTATTGCCTTTATCGTTTTTATGGAGCGCGCTCAATACAAAGTTGTGGTGCAGTACCCTAAGCGACAAGTAGGCATGCGGGTTCTCGGTGGGGAAAGCACTCATCTCCCTTTGAAGTTGAATAGTGCGGGGGTTATTCCGCCCATTTTCGCGAACTCTTTATTGCTGATGCCAATTACGTTGTTGTCTAGTTTTAACCATGAGGCCGAATGGGTTCAGGTTTTGACTTTCCATTTGAATCGCGGGCGCTTTATTTACATTCTTTTATATAGCTTGTTGATCACATTTTTCGCATTCTTTTATACGGCGTTGGTCTTCAATCCCACGGAAACTTCGGAGAATCTGAAGAAATCTGGGGCCTTTATCCCTGGTATTCGTCCGGGTCAAAACACCGCTAACTACTTTGACTATATTTTGACGCGATTAACAGTTGTGGGCTCTTTGTATCTGGTCGCTGTTTGTATTTTGCCAGAGTTCTTGCAAATGAAGTATGCCTTGCCTTTTTACTTGGGCGGAACTAGTTTGCTGATCGTTGTAAGTGTGACTATGGATACGGTGGG